A part of Actinobaculum sp. 313 genomic DNA contains:
- the pheA gene encoding prephenate dehydratase translates to MGEQSGSLRFSFLGPRGTFCNEAVNQVAEKDATLIPAVDVPAALNMVRDGEADYAVVPIENSVEGGVNATLDTLTQGTPLEIKAEMLVPIRFALAARPGTRLEDVHRIATHPHAWAQCRGWIAEHIPGAIHVPTTSTAAGAEMLASGEETPGFDAALCPVPTCDMFGLSSLSNDVADNQNAITRFIMVSLPGAQPERTGADKTTLMVQLPSDEAGALLSMLEQFSTRGVNLSRIESRPIGDALGSYAFSIDAEGHLEDERIQAVLIGLHRVCPRVTFLGSYPSAVGKQIRPRPGTSDTDFISGRRWVAGLLGRRTLHEGDPA, encoded by the coding sequence ATGGGCGAGCAGTCCGGGTCTCTGCGTTTTTCTTTCCTGGGCCCGCGCGGCACCTTCTGCAATGAGGCTGTCAATCAAGTTGCGGAGAAGGATGCAACGCTGATCCCCGCCGTTGATGTGCCGGCGGCGCTCAACATGGTTCGCGACGGCGAGGCCGATTACGCCGTCGTTCCCATTGAGAATTCCGTTGAGGGCGGGGTGAATGCAACCCTTGACACCCTGACACAGGGCACGCCGCTGGAGATTAAAGCGGAGATGCTGGTGCCCATCCGATTCGCCTTGGCGGCCCGTCCCGGTACGCGACTGGAGGACGTTCACCGTATTGCCACGCATCCGCACGCTTGGGCGCAATGCCGCGGATGGATTGCGGAGCATATTCCCGGTGCGATTCATGTGCCTACCACATCAACCGCCGCCGGAGCTGAGATGCTCGCCTCTGGGGAGGAGACGCCCGGATTCGATGCCGCGCTCTGCCCGGTTCCAACATGTGACATGTTCGGGTTGTCCTCGCTGTCCAACGATGTGGCTGATAATCAGAATGCGATTACCCGCTTCATCATGGTGAGTCTGCCCGGAGCACAGCCCGAACGTACCGGTGCGGACAAGACGACGTTGATGGTGCAGCTGCCTAGCGATGAGGCGGGCGCGCTGCTTTCCATGTTGGAACAGTTCTCAACGCGAGGAGTTAATCTTTCGCGCATCGAATCACGCCCCATTGGGGACGCGCTTGGCAGCTACGCCTTCTCCATTGATGCCGAGGGGCATTTGGAGGACGAACGTATCCAGGCGGTGCTGATCGGTTTGCATCGCGTATGCCCGAGGGTAACCTTCCTAGGTTCTTATCCTTCGGCAGTGGGTAAACAGATACGGCCTCGTCCCGGCACCTCCGATACTGATTTCATTTCGGGACGACGTTGGGTGGCTGGTCTGCTCGGGCGACGAACTCTGCATGAAGGAGATCCCGCGTAG